Proteins encoded together in one Schumannella luteola window:
- a CDS encoding CAP domain-containing protein, which produces MSTIFVRTPVALSRRGRLTSAVAMLATAAAVIAGVLTAQPAAAATPESTSAPVLRVLADVNTLRRGLGLTELKSNDTMMAIATNRNLERAKTGTSIRPFTSNISPYWISGEASSAGPNDSEVVHAWSVDGQDDSAYAAMTQRAITHAGIGVTTATDGTTYITLLVGYFRPTYGDSTSPGQYAVDRDFIPTGRMTGYETSVTTDWGLVRYQEFQNGTVYGHRSGVFAFVGKNTIGTAYQRAGGVRGPLGPPTQEQICGPGWRCAQDFEAGAVSSSPQFGEHIVWDQIRGWWAYYGGVTGALGPAVGDLNYSSGVGGVGWWQRFEGGAVVISAAGLNQVIPAGPSLDFWLSRGPAALGWPTGPRDCVASSCAQSFTSGVVGSTVYGAQLISGGFVTEWNDRGGLNGSLGAPVSALRGSGAPDVGYAQSFVGGILTVSAAYGAVVVPWGAGQQVWSAAGEQKGFGWPSTERSCASGVCQQGFGSAIVFESKSGAFATYGGIAAVWRQQGGLNVLGAPLAGTRYSTVNGGGFAQHFDGGVITHSNGGGAQFTPYGAIIGAWYRYGAEATWMGWPAGAQSCDPSGTCTQRFQFATARSDANGGVAFTRS; this is translated from the coding sequence GTGAGCACCATCTTCGTCCGCACGCCTGTCGCACTATCGCGACGCGGGCGTCTCACCTCCGCCGTGGCGATGCTGGCGACCGCGGCAGCCGTGATCGCCGGCGTTCTCACGGCACAACCGGCCGCGGCGGCGACGCCGGAGTCGACGTCAGCGCCGGTTCTCCGGGTGCTCGCCGACGTCAACACCCTGCGTCGCGGACTCGGCCTCACCGAGCTGAAGTCGAACGACACGATGATGGCGATCGCCACCAACCGGAACCTGGAGCGGGCGAAGACCGGAACATCGATTCGGCCCTTCACATCGAACATCTCGCCGTACTGGATCAGCGGGGAGGCGAGCAGCGCCGGCCCCAACGACTCCGAGGTCGTGCACGCGTGGTCGGTCGACGGCCAGGACGACAGCGCGTACGCGGCGATGACGCAGCGGGCGATCACCCATGCCGGGATCGGCGTCACCACCGCGACCGACGGCACCACCTACATCACGCTGCTCGTCGGCTACTTCCGCCCCACCTACGGCGACTCGACGTCGCCGGGTCAGTACGCGGTCGATCGCGACTTCATCCCGACAGGACGGATGACCGGTTACGAGACTTCGGTCACTACCGACTGGGGCTTGGTGAGGTATCAGGAGTTCCAGAACGGGACCGTCTACGGACATCGCTCCGGCGTCTTCGCCTTCGTCGGAAAGAACACCATCGGCACCGCGTACCAGCGTGCCGGGGGCGTCCGCGGCCCGCTGGGTCCGCCGACACAGGAGCAGATCTGCGGACCGGGTTGGCGTTGCGCTCAAGACTTCGAAGCCGGGGCGGTCTCGAGCTCACCCCAGTTCGGCGAGCACATCGTCTGGGATCAGATCCGCGGATGGTGGGCCTACTACGGCGGCGTGACCGGCGCCCTCGGCCCCGCTGTCGGCGATCTCAATTACTCGTCGGGCGTCGGTGGCGTCGGCTGGTGGCAGCGATTCGAAGGCGGGGCCGTCGTCATCAGCGCGGCCGGACTCAACCAGGTGATCCCCGCCGGGCCGTCGCTCGACTTCTGGCTGTCGCGCGGCCCCGCAGCGCTCGGCTGGCCGACCGGTCCGCGCGACTGCGTCGCATCCAGCTGCGCACAGAGTTTCACGTCGGGGGTCGTCGGCAGCACCGTCTACGGCGCTCAGCTCATCAGCGGCGGCTTCGTCACCGAGTGGAACGACCGCGGCGGCCTCAACGGATCCCTCGGAGCCCCCGTGAGCGCGTTGCGGGGTTCCGGCGCGCCAGACGTCGGCTACGCTCAGAGCTTCGTCGGAGGCATCCTCACGGTGAGCGCGGCCTACGGCGCCGTCGTGGTGCCGTGGGGAGCCGGCCAGCAGGTCTGGTCGGCCGCGGGAGAGCAGAAGGGTTTCGGCTGGCCGAGCACTGAGCGCTCCTGCGCCTCGGGCGTCTGCCAGCAGGGCTTCGGCAGCGCGATCGTGTTCGAGAGCAAGAGCGGCGCCTTCGCGACTTACGGCGGAATCGCGGCCGTCTGGCGCCAGCAAGGCGGACTGAACGTGCTGGGTGCCCCGCTCGCGGGAACGCGGTATTCGACCGTCAACGGCGGCGGTTTCGCCCAGCACTTCGACGGCGGCGTCATCACGCACTCGAACGGCGGCGGCGCCCAGTTCACCCCCTACGGCGCGATCATCGGCGCCTGGTACAGGTACGGCGCCGAAGCGACGTGGATGGGCTGGCCCGCCGGCGCGCAGTCCTGCGATCCTTCGGGGACCTGCACCCAGAGGTTCCAGTTCGCGACGGCCCGCTCTGACGCGAACGGCGGCGTCGCCTTCACGCGCAGCTGA